In Thalassophryne amazonica chromosome 14, fThaAma1.1, whole genome shotgun sequence, one DNA window encodes the following:
- the piga gene encoding phosphatidylinositol N-acetylglucosaminyltransferase subunit A, with amino-acid sequence MMGQRRRGASLNNPSSKSGAPAEASRVPNIKHNICMVSDFFFPNMGGVESHIYQLSQCLIEKGHKVVIVTHAYGRRKGIRYLTNGLKVYYLPLQVMYNQTTIPTCFHSLPLMRCVFVRERITVVHSHSSFSAMAHDALFHAKTMGLNTVFTDHSLFGFADVSSVLTNKLLTVTLCDTNHIVCVSYTSKENTVLRAALDPEIVSVIPNAIDPTDFTPDPSQRQDDKITIVVISRLVYRKGIDLLGGIIPELCLKHPDLHFLIGGEGPKRIVLEEVREKYQLQDRVRLLGALEHKDVRGVLVQGHIFLNTSLTEAFCMAIVEGASCGLQVVSTRVGGIPEVLPEDLITLCDPTVRSLCAGLEMVIARQRSGSVPSPASVHVRVRNLYTWKNVAERTEKVYDRVAGEEVLPLDRRLRRLRAHCGPVCGSIFAFVAMLDFLFLLLLQWLVPDRVIDVAVDACGPRGLWVWDKSSQNKHQSKDAVKLVAEQD; translated from the exons ATGATGGGCCAGCGAAGAAGAGGTGCATCTCTCAATAATCCTTCATCTAAGAGTGGAGCTCCGGCAGAAGCTTCAAGAGTCCCCAACATTAAGCACAACATCTGCATGGTGTCTGACTTCTTCTTTCCTAACATGGGTGGAGTTGAAAGTCACATTTACCAGCTGTCACAGTGTTTGATTGAAAAGGGACACAAGGTGGTAATCGTCACCCACGCCTATGGCAGGAGGAAGGGCATCAGGTACCTGACCAATGGCTTGAAGGTGTACTACCTCCCCCTGCAGGTGATGTACAACCAGACAACCATTCCCACCTGCTTCCACAGTCTCCCATTGATGCGCTGTGTGTTTGTCAGGGAACGCATCACTGTGGTGCATTCACACAGCTCCTTCTCTGCCATGGCCCATGATGCACTTTTTCATGCTAAGACCATGGGCCTTAACACT gttttcactgaccactccCTCTTTGGCTTTGCTGACGTGAGCTCTGTGCTGACCAATAAGCTTCTGACTGTGACGCTGTGTGATACCAACCATATCGTGTGCGTATCATACACCAGTAAGGAGAACACAGTGCTCCGTGCAGCACTCGATCCAGAGATTGTGTCCGTTATTCCCAATGCTATTGACCCAACTGACTTCACCCCTGATCCATCTCAGCGCCAAGACGACAAGATCACGATTGTTGTCATCAGCCGCCTCGTGTATCGCAAAG GTATTGATCTTCTTGGTGGAATAATCCCAGAGCTCTGCCTTAAACATCCCGATCTGCATTTCTTAATCGGTGGAGAAGGACCAAAGAGAATTGTACTGGAGGAAGTGAGAGAGAAATACCAACTACAAGACCG GGTGCGTCTCCTGGGGGCTCTGGAGCATAAAGACGTGCGTGGAGTTCTGGTGCAGGGTCACATCTTCCTCAACACGTCTCTGACTGAAGCATTCTGCATGGCTATCGTGGAGGGAGCCAGCTGTGGACTGCAG gtGGTCAGCACTCGTGTGGGGGGAATTCCTGAGGTGTTGCCTGAGGACTTGATTACTTTGTGTGATCCCACTGTGCGCTCGTTGTGTGCTGGTTTGGAAATGGTCATCGCTCGCCAGCGTTCAGGGTCCGTCCCTTCTCCCGCATCTGTTCATGTACGAGTACGAAACCTATACACCTGGAAAAATGTTGCAGAGAGGACTGAAAAG gtGTACGACAGGGTGGCCGGAGAGGAGGTGCTTCCTTTGGACAGACGGTTACGGAGGCTGAGGGCTCACTGTGGCCCAGTCTGCGGCTCAATTTTTGCGTTTGTGGCCATGTTGGACtttctgttcctgctgctgctgcagtggtTGGTGCCTGATCGGGTCATAGACGTTGCTGTGGATGCCTGCGGCCCTCGTGGACTGTGGGTTTGGGACAAAAGCAGTCAAAATAAACACCAGTCTAAAGATGCAGTGAAGTTGGTAGCAGAACAAGACTAA
- the si:dkey-192g7.3 gene encoding sialoadhesin: MSNVKSILSTWIMKILVGLLSLLITVTGDEEVTVDAVLGQSVLLPCNCSSRSLVKNVMWQMEKPNLMMVAKYGKEFSKFYGRYDGRAEIFQAENSENCSVLLTNIQQEDQGKYRCSFYIREAYKYILVHLWVTEFPRITGTASPQTTHLRPFIAIPFVLTVGICLVLFYCYFSKRRAKMKGAVTHDRQKQLNTQDEAKNMINV, from the exons ATGAGTAACGTCAAGTCCATCCTGTCTACCTGGATAATGAAAATCCTCGTGGGATTGTTAAGTCTCTTAATAACTGTGACAG GTGATGAAGAAGTGACTGTTGACGCTGTTCTGGGCCAGAGCGTCCTTCTGCCATGCAACTGCTCAAGCAGAAGTTTGGTCAAGAACGTTATGTGGCAGATGGAAAAGCCAAACTTGATGATGGTGGCAAAATACGGCAAGGAGTTTTCTAAATTCTATGGCAGATATGATGGCAGGGCTGAAATATTCCAGGCTGAGAACAGTGAAAACTGTTCAGTTCTCCTAACGAACATCCAACAGGAGGACCAGGGAAAATATCGATGCAGCTTCTACATTCGGGAGGCATACAAATATATTCTTGTGCATCTGTGGGTTACTG AATTTCCTCGGATCACAGGGACAGCCTCCCCACAAACAACACATTTGAGACCCTTTATAGCCATTCCCTTTGTGCTCACGGTTGGAATTTGTTTGGTCTTGTTCTATTGCTACTTTTCAAAG AGGCGTGCAAAGATGAAAGGAGCTGTGACTCATGACAGGCAGAAGCAACTGAATACACAAGATGAAGCCAAAAACATGATCAATGTTTGA